A region of the Patescibacteria group bacterium genome:
CGACTTAATGCAAAAACCCAACGGTCTATACCGCAAATTTTATATAATGCAGTCGGCATTTCATGGAAAGGAAAAAGAAGTTTACAATGTTTTAGATACGGACATTTTGCACTCTTAATCCGAGAGTTTGGTTAGGAGTTTTACCGTTTAGACCACAATGTTTTGTATCATTGTAGTACATATTCCATAATCGTAATTTGTATTTTAATTCTTCAAAACTATTAAACGTATTCCGTTCGTAAAAGTGTTCTTGATCTGTTCGATGTGATCGTTCGACCTTGCCGTTTTGTGCTGGCTTGCCGGGATCAATCAAATAATGGGTAATATCCATAGTATTACACAAAACATCAAGATCATGAAGTCGTA
Encoded here:
- a CDS encoding integrase core domain-containing protein; translation: RLHDLDVLCNTMDITHYLIDPGKPAQNGKVERSHRTDQEHFYERNTFNSFEELKYKLRLWNMYYNDTKHCGLNGKTPNQTLGLRVQNVRI